One Thermococcus eurythermalis DNA segment encodes these proteins:
- a CDS encoding TIGR02253 family HAD-type hydrolase, whose product MIKAVLFDLDDTLVDTTKLAEMARRNAIENMIRHGLPVGFDTAYNELLELINEYGSNFNRHFDYLLRRLELPQNPKWVASGVIAYHNTKFAYLRSVRGARKVLLDLKREGYVLAVVTDGDPIKQWEKILRLELDDFFDDVFISDYLGVRKPHPKIFKRALKKLGVRPEEAVMVGDRLYSDIYGAKRVGMKTIWFRYGKYRDKELEYLDYADFAVDSLEEVPKIVRGLNNEEKERSDSEVHAD is encoded by the coding sequence ATGATAAAGGCCGTCCTGTTCGACTTAGATGACACTCTCGTTGATACGACTAAACTTGCCGAGATGGCGCGGCGCAACGCGATAGAAAACATGATACGTCACGGTCTTCCCGTTGGCTTTGATACCGCTTACAACGAGCTCCTTGAGCTGATAAACGAATACGGGAGCAATTTCAACAGGCACTTTGACTACCTCCTGAGGAGGCTCGAACTGCCCCAGAACCCCAAATGGGTGGCCTCTGGAGTCATAGCCTACCACAACACGAAGTTTGCTTACCTGCGGAGCGTCAGGGGCGCGAGAAAAGTCCTCCTTGACCTGAAAAGGGAGGGGTACGTCCTTGCAGTGGTCACCGACGGCGACCCGATAAAGCAGTGGGAAAAGATACTCCGCCTTGAACTCGACGACTTCTTTGACGACGTCTTCATATCGGATTACCTTGGCGTCAGGAAACCGCATCCGAAAATTTTTAAGCGGGCGCTTAAGAAACTGGGCGTGAGACCAGAAGAGGCCGTGATGGTCGGGGACAGACTCTATTCGGACATTTATGGAGCTAAAAGGGTCGGAATGAAGACCATCTGGTTCCGTTATGGAAAATACCGCGATAAGGAGCTTGAATACCTCGATTACGCGGACTTCGCCGTTGATAGTCTAGAAGAAGTGCCGAAAATCGTGAGGGGACTTAACAATGAGGAGAAAGAGCGTTCGGATTCGGAAGTTCATGCTGATTGA
- a CDS encoding aromatic amino acid transport family protein, with protein MPVSEGVDRKKVTTSHGRYYSARIAAQRRKKLVIIQNVRKRKATRGLRVNIIQVEKKHITKGEALAILVGTQIGAGVLGLPYAASKVGLIPALAVLIGVMFLMLWTGLIVLKFSAGMGGAQMSTVAQRVLGKAGGWLMYLSISIMSFGAVLAYIAGMGSVFAGLFGVSETVGALIFWVLASLVVYRGLEASGKTELAMSYAMLALFIAVTVMLVPHAKLSNGLYTDLSGILSMTGVAIFALGCHTVIPDVYKGLGSYEETKKILVWAFVIPTVIYAIFMVAFLLAFGRNTPQIATQGLELLYGRTGKIVGNLIPLLAITTSYIGIALAQQSNNEEFVGLKRPIAWGLTVIPPALVYFAGVKNFADVLAFAGDTGDMMAFIVLPILIWLVDKLRKR; from the coding sequence ATGCCGGTCTCTGAGGGAGTTGATAGGAAAAAGGTCACCACTTCTCACGGCCGCTATTATTCGGCCCGCATAGCGGCCCAGAGAAGAAAGAAGCTCGTGATAATCCAGAACGTAAGGAAGAGAAAGGCCACCCGGGGACTCAGGGTGAACATAATACAGGTCGAGAAGAAGCACATAACAAAGGGGGAGGCTCTGGCTATCCTCGTGGGGACACAGATAGGTGCTGGAGTGCTCGGTCTGCCCTACGCCGCCAGCAAGGTCGGCCTTATACCCGCCCTGGCAGTGCTCATTGGTGTGATGTTCCTCATGCTCTGGACGGGTCTCATCGTCCTTAAGTTCTCGGCAGGAATGGGCGGGGCACAGATGAGCACGGTGGCCCAGCGCGTCCTTGGGAAGGCCGGCGGCTGGCTGATGTATCTCAGCATCTCCATAATGAGCTTTGGTGCAGTCCTGGCCTACATAGCCGGAATGGGGAGCGTCTTCGCGGGCCTCTTTGGGGTAAGCGAGACGGTAGGAGCGCTCATCTTCTGGGTTCTCGCCTCGCTGGTGGTCTACCGCGGTCTTGAAGCGAGCGGAAAGACCGAGCTGGCAATGAGCTACGCCATGCTGGCGCTCTTCATAGCGGTCACAGTAATGCTCGTCCCCCATGCAAAGCTCAGCAACGGCCTCTACACAGACCTCTCCGGAATTCTCAGCATGACGGGTGTTGCAATCTTCGCCCTCGGCTGCCACACCGTCATTCCGGACGTTTACAAGGGGCTCGGAAGCTACGAAGAGACCAAGAAGATTCTCGTCTGGGCCTTCGTCATTCCAACTGTTATCTACGCGATATTCATGGTGGCTTTCCTTCTCGCCTTCGGCAGAAACACTCCACAGATAGCCACTCAGGGCCTTGAGCTTCTCTACGGGCGCACTGGAAAAATCGTCGGCAACCTTATTCCCCTCCTGGCCATAACCACGAGCTACATAGGAATAGCACTGGCACAGCAGAGCAACAACGAGGAGTTCGTGGGGCTCAAGAGGCCGATAGCCTGGGGTTTAACGGTTATCCCACCAGCTCTGGTGTACTTTGCAGGTGTCAAGAACTTTGCAGACGTACTGGCATTTGCAGGAGACACCGGGGATATGATGGCCTTCATAGTCCTGCCGATACTCATCTGGCTCGTTGATAAGCTGAGAAAACGCTAA
- a CDS encoding phosphatase PAP2 family protein yields MKKSKFDTRFTALTAGVFFVLTLQTTGLLRGINELVNSRLPLLDTPLMNFLTWLGDGLFLVLFVIFAVLHDWKRERRLSDRTLAFVASAVVGLAVVGVLKFAFAEPRPRPLPGAHALSAGAFPSGHTFRASIIAGYVADRWKRFAPFAWAYAVGIALTRLFLHYHWLGDVFFSLIFAPWLYRLLILTEDIWLPFARRILEKFKVGVVEV; encoded by the coding sequence ATGAAAAAAAGCAAGTTTGACACCCGGTTTACAGCACTCACCGCGGGGGTTTTCTTTGTCCTGACCCTCCAGACGACGGGGCTACTCCGTGGGATAAACGAACTTGTCAATTCACGGCTTCCCCTCCTCGATACCCCTTTGATGAACTTCCTCACGTGGCTTGGTGATGGCCTCTTTCTCGTCCTCTTCGTGATTTTTGCGGTTCTGCACGACTGGAAAAGAGAAAGACGGCTTTCTGACAGAACCCTGGCCTTTGTAGCGTCGGCAGTGGTTGGACTTGCGGTGGTCGGGGTGCTGAAGTTCGCCTTCGCCGAACCGAGGCCGAGGCCACTCCCCGGAGCGCACGCACTTAGCGCCGGGGCCTTTCCCTCGGGGCATACCTTCAGGGCTTCGATAATAGCGGGCTACGTGGCCGACCGCTGGAAAAGGTTTGCCCCATTTGCATGGGCCTACGCAGTAGGAATAGCCCTCACAAGGCTGTTTCTTCACTACCACTGGCTTGGCGACGTCTTTTTCAGCCTCATCTTCGCCCCCTGGCTCTACCGCCTGTTAATTCTGACAGAGGACATCTGGCTTCCTTTTGCGAGAAGAATACTCGAAAAGTTCAAGGTGGGGGTCGTTGAGGTATGA
- a CDS encoding DUF835 domain-containing protein, which yields MLEILNVIMRLFTWGFALYRWVRKQEKFMLFLSLALWIDVLAALAQGPILEELGVNPEVTALMPLMALLAVIQGVLLLVTSLAILERLESLRAQVLLTAIVAGGSAYVLITTIYSLSPSVLMAFPVSFVGLSLMTLSYVLIERSIGIKNIAVLFPLGAFLLGVINLTYPVTINTSLSSYFYGAGALFRTMMLIGMAKYALFQVTPPKTTVVNIPKGAFYVDNPRHLQAILQKMESAGNGVLITRSPPKGGTPTFPVFWVTNVSSSASSENVTIIPPTDMGILVDLVKRHLEMGHSIVVLDCFEYLALENGFERAFKFLLSLKDHVLNAGGTLIVATDPSTYLEKQWRLIEKELGRLEV from the coding sequence GTGCTGGAGATTCTAAATGTGATTATGAGGCTTTTTACGTGGGGGTTTGCCCTCTACAGGTGGGTCAGGAAGCAGGAGAAGTTCATGCTCTTCTTGAGCCTAGCATTATGGATTGATGTCTTGGCCGCACTTGCCCAGGGGCCGATACTGGAAGAGCTGGGGGTAAACCCTGAAGTAACTGCATTAATGCCCCTCATGGCCCTGCTGGCCGTGATCCAGGGGGTACTTTTACTGGTCACTTCTCTTGCCATTCTTGAACGGCTTGAAAGTCTGCGTGCTCAAGTCTTGCTCACTGCAATTGTCGCAGGAGGCTCCGCTTACGTCCTTATCACGACGATATACAGTCTGTCCCCCTCAGTTCTGATGGCGTTTCCCGTGTCGTTTGTTGGGCTGTCCCTCATGACCCTTAGCTATGTTCTGATTGAGAGAAGCATAGGAATCAAAAACATTGCAGTCCTCTTTCCCCTCGGCGCATTCCTTCTAGGTGTTATTAACCTCACGTACCCTGTGACGATAAACACTTCGCTTTCCTCTTATTTTTATGGAGCGGGGGCGCTGTTCAGGACGATGATGCTAATCGGCATGGCAAAATACGCACTTTTCCAGGTCACGCCCCCCAAAACCACGGTGGTAAACATCCCCAAGGGAGCGTTTTACGTGGACAACCCGAGGCACCTGCAGGCAATACTCCAGAAAATGGAGTCCGCTGGGAACGGTGTTCTCATTACCAGGAGCCCGCCTAAGGGCGGAACACCGACGTTTCCAGTCTTCTGGGTCACCAACGTCTCTTCAAGTGCTTCCTCTGAGAACGTGACGATAATACCCCCAACCGATATGGGGATACTTGTGGACCTGGTCAAAAGGCACCTAGAAATGGGACATTCAATCGTCGTGCTCGACTGCTTTGAGTACCTCGCGCTGGAAAACGGCTTTGAACGCGCTTTCAAGTTCCTGCTATCACTGAAAGACCACGTCCTCAACGCGGGAGGCACCTTAATAGTGGCCACAGACCCCTCCACGTACTTGGAGAAGCAGTGGAGGCTCATTGAGAAGGAACTTGGGAGGCTTGAGGTCTAA
- a CDS encoding radical SAM/SPASM domain-containing protein produces MRLNKLVHFIKNDDGYIVINPLIGEIDVIDSELYNMLISANFNLIPQKIFEVLKDKLIIVQDNYNEFYAYENLLKKLKFDVSFQTFTILVTRSCNFECVYCYEHTNQILLQERHMNRRIADEVIEFINRMSYNSKKIKVIFYGGEPLLNINVLTYLMDELESHQGQKITFELITNGYLVKDLWERYKKYFKKFKQIQITLDGPPEIHNKLRPLRGGLPTFETIITGIKLLTDNGVHVALRSNLYLKYIKEYPKLLDELDRYGINKKYLHIGIGFVHPDEIKNYPLISKKFLNLYLQIKRRGFSITLPFYVQRIPCGAITNNSFVIDYNGDIYKCWALVGLKQFKVGTVQKGISEKTHRKFLSLNPLNNSKCRDCPMLMFCGGGCIYNNYLHSGKLDLGFCPFQKYSFREYLQLFIKELGDKYASKKQI; encoded by the coding sequence ATGAGATTAAATAAACTTGTACACTTTATTAAAAACGATGATGGATACATTGTCATAAATCCCCTTATCGGAGAGATCGATGTCATTGACTCTGAACTATACAATATGCTAATATCAGCAAATTTCAATTTGATTCCCCAAAAAATATTTGAGGTGTTAAAAGATAAATTAATTATAGTCCAAGATAATTACAATGAATTTTATGCTTATGAAAATCTTTTGAAAAAATTGAAATTTGATGTATCCTTTCAAACATTCACAATACTTGTCACTAGATCGTGTAACTTTGAATGTGTATATTGTTATGAACATACTAATCAAATTTTACTCCAAGAAAGACACATGAACAGGCGCATTGCAGATGAAGTCATTGAGTTTATCAATAGGATGTCATATAACTCAAAAAAGATAAAGGTGATATTCTATGGTGGCGAGCCACTCCTAAATATTAATGTACTCACATATCTTATGGACGAACTAGAAAGTCATCAGGGTCAAAAAATTACGTTTGAGCTGATAACTAATGGTTATCTTGTAAAGGATCTGTGGGAGAGGTATAAAAAATACTTCAAGAAATTTAAACAAATTCAAATAACGTTGGATGGTCCTCCAGAAATTCATAACAAGCTCCGCCCATTAAGAGGAGGGCTCCCTACATTTGAGACAATAATTACGGGAATCAAATTGCTGACAGATAATGGAGTTCATGTTGCTTTAAGATCTAACTTGTACCTAAAGTACATTAAGGAATATCCAAAACTGCTTGATGAGTTAGATAGATACGGGATAAACAAAAAGTATCTTCATATAGGAATAGGATTTGTTCACCCAGATGAAATTAAAAATTATCCTCTGATTTCAAAAAAATTTCTTAATTTATATTTGCAAATTAAGAGAAGAGGTTTTAGTATAACTCTCCCGTTCTATGTACAGAGAATACCCTGTGGAGCAATAACAAACAATTCATTTGTTATTGATTATAATGGAGATATTTATAAATGTTGGGCTTTAGTGGGATTAAAACAATTTAAAGTTGGGACTGTACAAAAGGGCATCTCAGAAAAAACCCACAGAAAGTTCCTTAGTCTTAATCCGCTTAATAATTCAAAATGCAGGGATTGTCCAATGTTAATGTTTTGTGGTGGTGGATGTATATACAATAACTACTTGCATTCTGGCAAATTGGATCTTGGTTTTTGTCCCTTTCAAAAATACAGTTTCAGGGAGTACCTACAACTATTCATTAAGGAGTTAGGAGACAAATATGCAAGTAAGAAACAAATTTAG
- the cobB gene encoding NAD-dependent protein deacetylase, giving the protein MLSHAAKILARSKFAIAFTGAGISAESGIPTFRGFNGLWKRYRPEELATPEAFRRDPHLVWEFYRWRMRKILRAKPNPAHYALARLEEIGVLKAVITQNVDDLHREAGTKNLIELHGNIFRVRCTSCDYRENLKGSGRVHEFVESRELPRCPRCGSLLRPDVVWFGEPLPKEALEKAFNLAERADAVIVVGTSGVVYPAAYIPYIVKERGGRVIEVNVERSGVTPVADVFLRGKAGEVLPKLVKLVEGLI; this is encoded by the coding sequence ATGCTGAGCCACGCCGCTAAAATTCTTGCCAGGTCTAAGTTTGCGATAGCGTTTACCGGTGCAGGAATAAGCGCTGAAAGCGGCATCCCCACGTTCCGGGGCTTCAACGGCCTGTGGAAGAGGTACCGGCCGGAGGAACTTGCCACCCCCGAGGCCTTCAGGAGAGACCCTCACCTCGTCTGGGAGTTCTACAGGTGGAGGATGCGCAAAATTCTCAGAGCAAAACCAAACCCCGCGCACTACGCCCTCGCAAGGCTTGAGGAAATCGGCGTTCTTAAGGCGGTGATAACCCAGAACGTTGATGACCTGCACAGGGAAGCCGGGACGAAGAACCTGATAGAGCTTCACGGGAACATCTTCAGGGTTCGCTGTACCTCCTGCGATTACAGGGAGAACCTGAAGGGGAGCGGCCGCGTCCATGAGTTCGTGGAGTCTAGAGAACTCCCGAGGTGTCCGCGTTGCGGTTCTCTGCTCAGGCCTGACGTTGTGTGGTTCGGTGAGCCTCTGCCGAAGGAAGCACTGGAGAAGGCGTTTAACCTCGCCGAGAGGGCGGACGCGGTCATAGTTGTCGGGACGAGCGGTGTGGTGTACCCCGCCGCCTACATCCCATACATCGTGAAGGAAAGGGGCGGCAGGGTCATAGAGGTCAACGTGGAGAGGAGTGGGGTAACGCCGGTGGCGGACGTCTTTCTGCGTGGAAAGGCTGGAGAGGTTCTCCCAAAACTTGTGAAGCTCGTGGAGGGGCTGATATGA
- a CDS encoding DUF3783 domain-containing protein gives MKVLLVGFTSEEVEKVKELGYPVLPVPEHFRGLKVSEILEKDFEEGKLDWAGGKFLIMHGLSNEDIKRVIPAVRELAEGRVIFATTTETNLGWTLEELLAELRQEDEYFRAMREVKRQIKERKGPFLDIGNVK, from the coding sequence ATGAAGGTACTCCTTGTCGGTTTCACGAGTGAGGAGGTTGAGAAAGTCAAAGAGCTCGGCTACCCGGTTCTTCCAGTTCCCGAGCACTTCAGGGGCCTCAAAGTTTCGGAAATACTTGAAAAGGACTTCGAAGAGGGGAAGCTGGACTGGGCAGGCGGAAAGTTCCTCATAATGCACGGACTCAGCAACGAGGACATCAAGAGGGTAATCCCCGCAGTTAGGGAGCTCGCGGAGGGCAGAGTAATATTTGCGACGACAACTGAAACGAACCTGGGGTGGACACTCGAAGAACTTCTCGCGGAGCTCAGACAGGAAGACGAATACTTCCGGGCCATGCGGGAAGTGAAGAGACAGATAAAGGAACGGAAGGGCCCGTTCCTCGACATCGGCAACGTTAAATAA
- a CDS encoding ASCH domain-containing protein — protein MRRKSVRIRKFMLIDSAYKSRILRGDKVTTIRYGLYEAEPGSEVYLVITPSDTAVAKVRITRVERKKVKELTNEDAKLDGFSDVRELLRELNRIYGELYGDDEVTIIGFEVIKRFEDGIPLKWLKGLNYREPEEIARLYLENQDRLNFNRETDFIMRRIYNEGLGRAVRTFGPKKVQGALLKVYHGLYGAGLI, from the coding sequence ATGAGGAGAAAGAGCGTTCGGATTCGGAAGTTCATGCTGATTGACAGCGCCTACAAGTCCAGAATCCTCAGGGGGGATAAAGTCACGACAATACGATATGGCCTCTACGAGGCGGAGCCGGGCAGTGAGGTCTATCTCGTGATAACCCCCAGCGATACTGCGGTAGCGAAGGTAAGGATAACCCGCGTCGAGAGAAAGAAGGTGAAGGAGCTCACCAACGAAGACGCAAAGCTCGACGGCTTTTCCGACGTTAGAGAGCTCCTACGTGAACTGAACAGGATTTACGGGGAGCTCTACGGGGACGACGAGGTAACGATTATAGGGTTTGAGGTCATCAAGCGCTTTGAGGACGGGATTCCCCTCAAGTGGCTCAAGGGCCTCAACTACCGCGAGCCGGAGGAAATAGCGAGGCTCTACCTAGAAAACCAGGACAGGCTCAACTTCAACCGCGAGACCGACTTCATAATGCGCCGCATCTACAACGAGGGGCTCGGGAGAGCGGTCAGAACCTTCGGGCCCAAGAAAGTCCAGGGGGCGCTCCTCAAGGTCTACCACGGCCTCTACGGGGCGGGACTGATTTAG
- a CDS encoding COG2426 family protein, producing MNGIIEVFLLSLVPTFEGRYAIVYGIGGGYPLWETLLTAALGVLLLSIALPAALPYIDRIMLWLENTPLKKLARLYLYYVERVRKKARPYVEKWGFLGLIVFVAIPLPGTGIWTGSLAAYLLGIGKKQTVPALVLGGLLSMAITVLPALGLFG from the coding sequence ATGAACGGCATCATCGAGGTCTTTCTGCTCTCGCTCGTCCCGACGTTCGAGGGGCGCTACGCCATAGTCTACGGCATCGGCGGGGGTTATCCCCTATGGGAGACGCTTTTGACGGCTGCCCTGGGTGTTTTGCTCCTCTCAATTGCCCTTCCAGCAGCCCTGCCGTACATAGACAGGATTATGCTGTGGCTGGAGAATACCCCCTTGAAGAAGCTCGCGCGCCTGTATCTCTACTACGTCGAGCGCGTGAGAAAGAAGGCCCGCCCCTACGTTGAGAAGTGGGGTTTCCTTGGACTGATAGTGTTTGTCGCGATACCCCTGCCAGGGACGGGAATATGGACGGGTAGCCTCGCGGCTTACCTCCTGGGAATCGGGAAGAAGCAGACGGTTCCCGCCCTGGTACTCGGAGGACTCCTCAGTATGGCGATAACGGTACTCCCCGCGCTGGGGCTGTTTGGATAA
- a CDS encoding MFS transporter — translation MNYVNRFYISSLLHIVFYSGFYLIYLQSLGLSKTQMGFLMSLSLILVALLEVPTGIVADKISKKVSVLLSKILTIPSVLALYLAHSFPGVLLATLFGALSVALMTGAETGWIYELLSKSGRAKDYPKVYGRLRSFEMIGGFVGTMMGGFLADFVGMRLTILLTIPFVVASFLVLATIPGDEAKSGLSYSLHLLESLKFIKKPPEVIWLFLYANIIGLPVTAFTAFMQLYFYRFLASLIAVSAISAFHTVINSVSWCLDVGKYRDVFYRHAGIILPLLLLLAGLNKWLGFVTLILGTFTFAQAFKEWQGKFQGAIPDEKRATLGSLYSLTAAITNGILNALLGWLFDCIGIMHGLIIIASFFLGIGFLFSIISRKHGY, via the coding sequence ATGAACTACGTTAATCGTTTCTACATTTCGAGTCTTCTTCATATAGTTTTCTATTCTGGTTTCTACTTAATCTATCTTCAGAGTCTTGGCCTTTCTAAAACCCAGATGGGATTTTTAATGAGTTTATCTCTAATTCTAGTTGCTTTACTTGAAGTCCCTACAGGAATCGTTGCTGACAAGATTTCAAAGAAGGTAAGTGTCTTACTTTCAAAGATCCTCACGATACCGAGCGTGCTTGCATTGTACCTTGCGCATTCCTTTCCAGGGGTTCTCCTTGCGACACTCTTCGGCGCGCTTTCAGTTGCTCTCATGACCGGGGCAGAAACTGGGTGGATTTACGAACTTCTCAGCAAGAGTGGTAGAGCCAAGGATTATCCAAAGGTTTATGGTAGGCTTAGATCTTTCGAGATGATAGGAGGTTTCGTTGGAACCATGATGGGCGGATTCCTCGCTGATTTTGTCGGCATGAGATTAACGATACTCTTAACTATACCCTTCGTCGTCGCATCCTTTCTTGTTCTCGCCACGATTCCTGGAGATGAAGCAAAGAGTGGGCTTTCTTATAGTCTCCACCTTCTTGAAAGCTTGAAATTCATAAAAAAACCTCCAGAAGTCATTTGGCTCTTCCTATATGCTAACATCATTGGACTTCCAGTTACAGCCTTCACAGCTTTTATGCAACTCTACTTTTATAGGTTCCTGGCATCCCTTATAGCAGTTTCGGCAATCTCTGCATTCCATACGGTCATCAACAGCGTCTCATGGTGCCTTGACGTTGGTAAGTACAGAGATGTTTTCTACCGTCATGCGGGAATAATACTACCCCTCCTTCTTCTCCTTGCAGGGCTTAATAAATGGCTCGGTTTTGTTACCCTAATCCTTGGCACTTTCACATTTGCCCAGGCCTTCAAGGAGTGGCAAGGGAAGTTCCAAGGTGCGATTCCTGACGAAAAGAGGGCAACATTAGGGTCTCTTTACTCACTCACTGCGGCGATAACCAATGGCATCCTAAACGCTCTCCTAGGATGGCTCTTTGACTGTATCGGTATAATGCACGGGCTTATTATTATAGCCTCATTCTTCCTTGGGATAGGCTTTTTATTCTCAATTATTAGTAGGAAGCACGGCTATTAA
- a CDS encoding TldD/PmbA family protein: MFDVNEFILKKAKELGFGDVVVLGYEMDRRQVRFANNEITVAKNWHERKVELFVEKDKRVASTTITELSEENIERTLKTLLSNMKGMAPKEDYYGIAEGPFEYRDIPETFDKAIVELDEPNEYVERAINAALEEGAKRVAGVLYTDHNKLYLTTSNGVEAFDEGTGIEISVRAFIGDLESGHGTNSVRVLKKFDPESAGRKAGEIARMAQNPEQGPEGRFDVIFDPLAFANLLSYMSFMTSAYAAEAGFSFLVDKLGQKVASELVTIKDVGNMPNGYGTRKFDDEGVPTRETTIIENGTFKTFLLNTSLARKYGTETTANAGLIMPHAWNIVLEPGDWSKEELFSEVKRGIYITNVWYTRFQNYVAGDFSTIPRDGIFLIENGELKPIRNVRVSDNLQRILEGIRALGKESYHIHWWEVSTPVSTPYVLVEDVGITRATK, from the coding sequence ATGTTCGACGTTAATGAGTTCATCCTTAAGAAGGCCAAGGAGCTCGGCTTCGGTGACGTCGTAGTTCTGGGCTACGAGATGGACAGGAGACAGGTTCGCTTCGCCAACAACGAGATAACCGTCGCCAAGAACTGGCACGAGAGGAAGGTGGAGCTCTTCGTCGAGAAGGACAAGAGGGTAGCGAGCACGACCATAACCGAGCTGAGCGAGGAGAACATCGAGAGGACTCTAAAGACACTCTTGAGCAACATGAAGGGCATGGCGCCGAAGGAGGACTACTATGGAATCGCCGAGGGTCCGTTTGAGTACAGGGACATTCCAGAGACCTTTGACAAGGCCATAGTTGAGCTCGACGAGCCGAACGAGTACGTGGAGAGAGCCATCAACGCCGCCCTCGAGGAGGGCGCCAAGAGAGTTGCAGGTGTCCTCTACACCGACCACAACAAGCTTTACCTCACCACGAGCAACGGCGTTGAGGCCTTCGACGAGGGGACGGGGATAGAGATAAGCGTTAGGGCCTTCATCGGAGACCTTGAGAGCGGCCACGGGACGAACTCGGTCCGCGTCCTCAAGAAGTTCGACCCAGAATCCGCTGGAAGAAAAGCAGGAGAGATAGCAAGAATGGCGCAGAACCCGGAGCAGGGACCGGAGGGACGCTTCGACGTCATCTTCGACCCGCTGGCGTTTGCGAACCTGCTCAGCTACATGAGCTTCATGACCTCGGCTTACGCGGCAGAGGCCGGTTTCAGCTTCCTCGTGGACAAGCTCGGCCAGAAGGTCGCGAGTGAGCTCGTCACGATAAAGGACGTCGGCAACATGCCCAACGGCTACGGAACGAGAAAGTTCGACGACGAGGGCGTCCCGACAAGGGAAACGACGATAATCGAGAACGGAACCTTCAAGACGTTCCTCCTTAACACGAGCCTTGCCAGGAAGTACGGCACAGAGACCACGGCAAACGCGGGCTTGATAATGCCCCACGCCTGGAACATAGTCCTCGAACCGGGCGACTGGTCGAAGGAGGAGCTCTTCAGCGAGGTCAAGAGGGGCATCTACATCACCAACGTCTGGTACACGCGCTTCCAGAACTACGTTGCAGGGGACTTCTCGACGATACCGAGGGACGGGATATTCCTCATTGAAAACGGCGAGCTGAAGCCGATAAGGAACGTCCGCGTCAGCGACAACCTGCAGAGAATCCTTGAGGGCATCAGGGCCCTCGGAAAGGAGAGCTACCACATCCACTGGTGGGAGGTCAGCACGCCGGTCTCGACGCCCTACGTCCTCGTGGAGGACGTCGGGATAACGAGGGCGACGAAGTGA